AACAGTACAGTGGATCCTACAGAATGAGGGTCTACGAGAGGGATAACTACATGGGCCAGATGATGGAGATGACCGACGACTGCGACAACTTCATGACCCGCTACAACTGGTCCCATGGATGTCAGTCCTGCCACGTGATGGACGGCCACTGGCTCTTCTATGAGCAGCCCAACTACATGGGCAGGATGTGGTACTTTGGACCCGGACACTACAGGAGCTTCAGGGACTGGGGCAACATGAGGTTCATGAGTATGAGGCGCATTATGAGCAACTGGTACtaagaaatcaatattaaatataaagaagTGTTCAATAAAAATGTGCAGTGAGGTGAAATTGCTTGACTACTTGCTTAACATCAAAACTAAGTGTTTCTTTTCCCATTTAGAATAGGACAAATAATTGGTAAAACAAATTCTCG
This genomic interval from Astyanax mexicanus isolate ESR-SI-001 chromosome 1, AstMex3_surface, whole genome shotgun sequence contains the following:
- the LOC103036591 gene encoding gamma-crystallin M2-like yields the protein MNGKIVFYEDRNFMGRSWECNGDCSDMSSYMGRCHSFRVMSGCWMFYDKCNYMGHHYFFRRGEYSDYMSMWGCNNCVRSCRMIPWYSGSYRMRVYERDNYMGQMMEMTDDCDNFMTRYNWSHGCQSCHVMDGHWLFYEQPNYMGRMWYFGPGHYRSFRDWGNMRFMSMRRIMSNWY